A stretch of Brassica rapa cultivar Chiifu-401-42 chromosome A08, CAAS_Brap_v3.01, whole genome shotgun sequence DNA encodes these proteins:
- the LOC103836565 gene encoding NADH dehydrogenase [ubiquinone] 1 alpha subcomplex subunit 13-B, which yields MTEAMIRKKPGMASVKDMPLLQDGPPPGGFAPVRYARRISNTGPSAMAIFLTVSGAFAWGMYQVGQGNKIRRALKEEKYAARRAILPILQAEEDERFVSEWKKYLDYEADVMKDVPGWKVGENVYNSGRWMPPATGELRPDVW from the exons ATGACGGAGGCGATGATAAGGAAGAAGCCTGGGATGGCGAGTGTGAAGGATATGCCGCTGCTTCAAGATGGTCCGCCACCGGGTGGATTCGCGCCGGTCCGATACGCTCGGCGGATATCCAATACGGGTCCTAGCGCCATGGCTATTTTCCTGACAGTTTCTGGTGCATTTGCTTGGGGGATGTACCAGGTCGGCCAGGGAAACAAGATCCGCAG GGCGTTGAAGGAAGAGAAATATGCTGCTCGTAGAGCTATACTTCCCATTCTTCAagctgaagaagatgaaag GTTTGTGTCCGAGTGGAAAAAGTATCTGGACTACGAGGCAGATGTAATGAAGGATGTTCCGGGATGGAAAGTTGGCGAGAACGTTTACAATTCTGGTCGTTGGATGCCGCCGGCGACTGGGGAACTCCGTCCTGATGTCTGGTGA
- the LOC103836566 gene encoding myosin-7 produces the protein MAASAKVSVGSHVWVEDPDEAWIDGEVEEANSDEITVNCSGKTVVAKVNAVYPKDPEFPELGVDDMTKLAYLHEPGLLLNLKCRYDSNEIYTYTGNILIAVNPFKRLPHLYGVDTMKQYKGTPFGELSPHPFAVADSAYRKMINEGVSQAILVSGESGAGKTESTKMLMRFLAYMGGRAESEGRSVEQQVLESNPVLEAFGNAKTVRNNNSSRFGKFVEIQFDQRGRISGAAIRTYLLERSRVCQVSDPERNYHCFYMLCAAPEQETERYKLGKPSTFRYLNQSNCYALDGLDDSKEYLATRKAMDVVGIGSEDQDAIFRVVAAILHLGNIEFAKGEESEAAEPKDEKSLFHLKTAAELFMCDEKALEDSLCKRVMVTRDESITKSLDPDSAALGRDALAKIVYSKLFDWLVTKINNSIGQDPDSKHIIGVLDIYGFESFKTNSFEQFCINLTNEKLQQHFNQHVFKMEQEEYTKEEIDWSYIEFIDNQDILDLIEKKPGGIIALLDEACMFPRSTHDTFAQKLYQTFKDHKRFSKPKLAQTDFTICHYAGDVTYQTELFLDKNKDYVVGEHQALLSSSDCSFVSSLFPPLPEESSKTSKFSSIGSQFKHQLQSLLESLSTTEPHYIRCVKPNNLLKPEIFENINILQQLRCGGVMEAIRISCAGYPTRKPFNEFLTRFKILAPETTNRSNDEVDACKKLLAKVDLKGFQIGKTKVFLRAGQMAELDAHRAEVLGRSARIIQRKVLSYQSRKKFLLLQAASTDIQALCRGQVARVSFEKMRIEVACLRIQNHARTYICQKSYKSLCSSACSVQTGMRAKSARVELQFRKKRRAAIIIQSQTRRFLCRRHYVRMKKAAIATQCGWRVRVARRELRNLKMAAKEAGALQDAKSKLENQLEELTSNLELEKQMRMEIEEAKSQEIEALQSALTDIKLKLKETQETKSAEISRLQSALQDMQLEIEELSKGLEMSNDLSAENEQLKELVSSLQNKNDGDVSKLSEEQIKQEVPVIDQTAIIKLEAENQQLKELVSSLEEKIDALDRKHDETSSNITEQLKENVSSDYEVVSNLAAENERLKALVGSLEKKIDGNNSSEGQTEGKSMLKEESLTEGGSTDNERVNKLAAQNKDLNDLVSSLEKKIDETEKKYEEASRLCEERLKQAVDAETKLIEAKTSMLRLQERVSDMETEEHIRRKQALVNSTSRRMSPQVSFTGASENGHHESLAPIPAKKTGTESSRIEQQPHEFVDVLLKCVSQNVGFSHGKPVAAITIYKCLIHWKIFEADKTSIFDKIVPVFGSAIENQEDDNHLAYWLTNTSTLLFLLQRSLRHSPTGSSPTKPPQPTSFLGRMTQGFRSTSSPNLSTDVVHQVDAKYPALLFKQQLTAYVETMYGIIRENFKREVSSLLSSCIQDLKKSSHESSVVKSPSKSSEENLAAKSSEDNNSPAKSSEDNNSPAKSSEENLTVKSSEENSLKKSSEENSLKKSSEDNDSPAKSSEENLTAKSKDDNSPAKSSEENSLNKSSEENLPAKSSSPKQLSEEDSPAKEGQAAMLSAENSPANSWQNIIGLLNYNLITWKKNYVPPFLVQKIFSQTFQYINVQLFNCLLLEQEYCTFNMGKEVKAGLDELDSWCSQATEEFVGSSWDELKPTRQAVVLLVTEQKSTITYDDLTTNLCPVLSTQQLYRICTLSNNEDHNNHNVSPEVISNLKLLMTNEDEDSRSFLLDDDSSIPFETDEIANCMQEKDFANVKSVSELADNPNFLFLKD, from the exons ATG GCCGCTTCAGCCAAAGTAAGCGTAGGGTCGCATGTATGGGTGGAGGATCCGGATGAAGCCTGGATAGATGGTGAAGTAGAAGAAGCTAACAGTGATGAAATCACTGTCAACTGTTCTGGAAAGACG GTTGTGGCAAAGGTAAATGCTGTTTACCCCAAGGACCCCGAGTTCCCTGAGCTTGGGGTCGACGACAtgacaaagcttgcctatttgCATGAGCCAGGGCTTCTCCTCAACCTTAAGTGCCGATATGATTCAAATGAAATTTAT ACATACACAGGAAATATACTGATAGCTGTGAATCCCTTTAAAAGGTTACCCCACCTTTATGGAGTTGATACGATGAAACAGTACAAAGGTACCCCTTTTGGTGAGTTGAGTCCACATCCTTTTGCGGTTGCAGATTCTGCCTACAG gaAAATGATCAATGAGGGAGTGAGCCAGGCGATCTTGGTGAGTGGTGAAAGCGGTGCTGGGAAGACGGAGAGCACAAAGATGCTCATGCGGTTTCTTGCCTACATGGGGGGAAGAGCTGAGAGTGAAGGACGATCCGTGGAGCAGCAAGTTTTGGAG TCTAATCCGGTTTTAGAAGCTTTTGGCAATGCAAAAACCGTTAGAAACAATAACTCAAG TCGTTTTGGTAAATTTGTGGAGATTCAGTTCGATCAAAGAGGAAGAATCTCGGGAGCTGCTATCAGGACATATCTGTTAGAGAGGTCGCGGGTTTGTCAAGTTTCTGACCCTGAAAGAAACTATCATTGCTTTTACATGCTTTGTGCTGCACCTGAACAG GAAACTGAGAGGTACAAGTTAGGAAAACCAAGCACATTTCGCTATCTAAATCAGTCGAATTGCTATGCGTTGGATGGGCTTGATGATTCCAAGGAATACCTAGCTACAAGGAAAGCTATGGACGTTGTTGGAATCGGTTCTGAAGATCAG GATGCAATCTTTCGAGTAGTAGCTGCAATCCTTCATCTTGGGAACATCGAGTTTGCAAAGGGTGAAGAATCAGAAGCAGCAGAACCTAAGGACGAAAAATCACTGTTTCATCTAAAAACAGCAGCCGAACTTTTCAT GTGTGATGAGAAGGCTTTAGAAGATTCCTTGTGCAAAAGGGTCATGGTGACTCGTGATGAAAGCATTACAAAGTCGCTTGATCCTGATAGTGCAGCTCTAGGGAGAGATGCACTAGCCAAAATTGTCTATTCTAAATTGTTTGATTG GCTTGTGACCAAGATCAATAATTCCATTGGCCAAGACCCTGATTCAAAACACATTATTGGAGTTCTGGATATTTATGGATTCGAGAGTTTCAAGACAAACAG TTTTGAACAATTCTGTATAAATTTGACAAACGAGAAGCTACAGCAACATTTCAACCAG CACGTGTTCAAGATGGAGCAAGAAGAATATACTAAAGAAGAGATTGACTGGAGTTACATAGAGTTCATTGACAATCAGGATATCCTCGATCTTATTGAAAAG AAACCTGGTGGTATCATTGCCCTTCTAGACGAGGCTTG CATGTTTCCAAGATCTACACATGATACATTCGCACAAAAGCTATACCAAACTTTTAAAGATCACAAGCGTTTTTCCAAGCCAAAACTGGCTCAAACAGACTTTACAATTTGCCACTATGCTGGTGAT GTCACTTATCAGACAGAACTGTTTTTGGACAAAAACAAGGATTATGTTGTTGGAGAACATCAAGCTCTCCTGAGCTCTTCAGATTGTTCCTTTGTCTCCTCGTTATTTCCACCTTTGCCAGAGGAATCTTCCAAAACATCAAAGTTCTCATCAATAGGCTCTCAGTTTAAG CATCAACTGCAATCTTTGCTCGAGAGTTTGAGCACAACAGAACCACACTACATACGATGTGTTAAACCAAATAACCTTCTTAAGCCAGAAATCTTTGAGAACATTAATATTCTGCAGCAACTTAGGTGTGGG GGAGTCATGGAAGCCATTAGGATTAGTTGCGCTGGATATCCTACTAGGAAGCCTTTCAATGAATTTTTGACCCGGTTCAAAATTTTGGCTCCCGAAACTACAAATAGAAG cAATGATGAAGTTGACGCTTGCAAAAAGCTATTAGCAAAAGTGGACCTCAAAGGTTTTCAG ATCGGGAAAACAAAGGTGTTTCTTAGGGCAGGTCAAATGGCAGAACTGGATGCTCACCGAGCTGAAGTTCTTGGTCGTTCAGCACGGATAATACAGAGGAAAGTCCTTTCTTATCAGTCCCGCAAAAAGTTTCTGTTGTTGCAGGCTGCTTCAACAGATATCCAGGCCTTGTGTAGAG GGCAAGTTGCACGTGTTTCGTTTGAGAAGATGCGAATAGAAGTGGCTTGTCTGAGAATTCAGAATCACGCACGGACTTATATTTGCCAGAAATCCTATAAGAGCCTGTGCTCTTCTGCTTGTTCAGTTCAGACGGGGATGCGAGCAAAATCTGCCCGAGTCGAACTTCAATttaggaagaagagaagagcgGCAATCATTATTCAA AGTCAAACCAGAAGATTTTTGTGTCGTCGGCATTATGTGAGAATGAAGAAAGCAGCGATCGCCACTCAATGTGGCTGGAGAGTGAGAGTTGCTCGACGAGAATTGCGTAATCTTAAAATG GCTGCTAAAGAAGCCGGAGCACTTCAAGATGCTAAGAGCAAGCTGGAAAATCAATTGGAAGAACTCACTTCAAACTTAGAGCTTGAGAAACAGATGAGG ATGGAGATCGAGGAAGCAAAATCTCAAGAAATCGAAGCATTACAGTCAGCTTTAACTGACATAAAGCTTAAGCTCAAGGAAACTCAAGAAACCAAAAGCGCGGAGATCTCAAGACTGCAGTCTGCTTTACAAGACATGCAACTTGAGATTGAAGAACTCTCAAAGGGACTTGAGATGAGTAACGATCTTTCTGCTGAAAATGAACAGCTTAAA GAGTTGGTGAGTTCTTTGCAAAACAAGAATGATGGAGACGTAAGCAAGCTCAGTGAAGAGCAGATAAAACAAGAAGTTCCTGTAATTGATCAGACCGCGATCATTAAACTTGAAGCTGAAAATCAGCAGCTGAAG GAGTTGGTAAGTTCTTTGGAGGAGAAAATCGATGCGTTAGACAGAAAACATGACGAAACAAGCTCAAATATCACAGAGCAGTTgaaggagaatgtttcatctgATTATGAAGTCGTTAGCAATCTTGCAGCAGAGAACGAGCGGCTCAAG gCACTAGTAGGCTCATTAGAGAAGAAGATAGATGGGAACAACTCTTCAGAGGGACAGACGGAGGGGAAAAGCATGTTGAAAGAAGAGAGCTTAACAGAAGGTGGTTCAACTGATAATGAGAGGGTCAACAAACTTGCTGCTCAAAACAAAGACCTGAAT GACCTGGTAAGTTCACTGGAGAAGAAAATAGATGAAACAGAGAAGAAGTATGAGGAAGCAAGTAGACTATGTGAAGAGAGGCTGAAGCAAGCTGTAGACGCGGAGACAAAGCTAATTGAAGCGAAGACATCGATGCTAAG GCTTCAGGAAAGGGTCTCCGACATGGAAACAGAAGAACATATTCGCCGGAAGCAGGCGCTGGTTAATTCGACTTCCCGGAGAATGTCACCGCAGGTGTCATTTACAGGAGCCTCG GAGAATGGACATCAT GAGTCACTTGCTCCTATACCGGCTAAAAAAACTGGGACAGAATCTTCTCGTATTGAACAACAACCCCAT GAATTTGTTGACGTTCTTCTCAAATGTGTATCCCAAAATGTCGGTTTCAGCCATGGGAAGCCTGTTGCAGCTATTACAATATATAAATGTCTTATACACTGGAAAATTTTCGAAGCAGACAAAACCAGTATCTTTGACAAAATTGTTCCTGTTTTTGGTTCTGCAATAGAG AATCAGGAAGACGACAATCATTTGGCATATTGGCTAACAAACACATCAACTCTGTTATTCCTGCTTCAAAGAAGCCTAAGACATAGCCCAACTGGCTCAAGCCCCACAAAACCTCCTCAGCCAACTTCTTTTTTGGGAAGGATGACACAG GGTTTTCGTTCAACATCTTCCCCGAACCTTTCAACTGATGTGGTACATCAAGTAGATGCTAAATATCCTGCTTTGCTCTTCAAACAGCAGCTTACGGCCTATGTTGAAACAATGTATGGAATCATCAGAGAGAATTTCAAGAGAGAAGTATCGTCCCTGCTTTCTTCCTGCATTCAG GATCTCAAGAAATCATCACATGAATCCTCTGTTGTAAAATCACCATCAAAGTCATCTGAAGAGAATCTCGCTGCAAAGTCATCTGAAGATAATAATTCACCCGCCAAGTCATCTGAAGATAATAATTCACCCGCCAAGTCATCTGAAGAGAATCTCACCGTAAAGTCATCTGAAGAGAACTCCCTGAAGAAGTCATCTGAAGAGAACTCCCTGAAGAAGTCATCTGAAGATAATGATTCACCTGCTAAGTCATCTGAAGAGAATCTCACCGCAAAGTCTAAAGATGATAATTCACCTGCTAAGTCATCTGAAGAGAACTCCCTGAATAAGTCATCTGAAGAGAATCTCCCAGCTAAGTCAAGTTCACCAAAACAGTTATCTGAGGAGGATTCACCAGCTAAAGAGGGCCAAGCAGCAATGTTGTCCGCAGAGAACTCGCCAGCCAACTCTTGGCAAAACATTATTGGGCTTTTGAATTACAACCTCATCACATGGAAGAAAAATTAT GTTCCTCCATTTCTTGTTCAGAAGATCTTCAGCCAAACTTTCCAATACATCAACGTTCAACTCTTCAACTG TCTTCTCCTCGAACAAGAATACTGCACATTCAACATGGGCAAGGAAGTGAAAGCAGGGTTAGATGAACTAGACTCATGGTGTAGCCAAGCGACTGAAGAG TTTGTGGGATCTTCTTGGGATGAACTCAAGCCTACGAGACAAGCCGTAGTGCTCCTG GTTACAGAACAGAAGTCCACAATTACATACGATGATCTTACAACTAACCTCTGCCCG GTTCTTAGTACTCAGCAATTGTATAGGATATGTACCCTTTCCAATAACGAAGACCACAACAATCATAACGTATCGCCAGAG GTGATTTCTAACTTAAAACTTCTAATGACAAATGAAGATGAAGACAGCCGTTCCTTTTTATTAGACGATGATTCCAG CATCCCTTTCGAAACCGATGAGATCGCTAACTGCATGCAAGAAAAGGACTTTGCGAATGTAAAATCAGTTTCCGAGCTCGCTGATAATCCTAACTTCCTCTTTCTCAAGGACTGA
- the LOC103836563 gene encoding S-protein homolog 5, with protein MRNSPKLCVVFLIMVLLFGPSHELAPFWPDTTVIVINNLGGPLLTVHCKSKNDDLGVHMVAANKDYHFSFQPNVWKTTLFFCGFQWNNQFKRFNIFDATRDEGVGEKFNWSIKPDGPCKLGKKVKCFPWK; from the coding sequence ATGAGAAATTCACCAAAACTTTGTGTTGTTTTTCTGATCATGGTTCTTTTGTTTGGTCCGAGTCATGAGTTAGCACCGTTTTGGCCCGACACCACCGTCATAGTGATAAATAATCTTGGAGGTCCACTTCTTACGGTTCATTGCAAATCCAAAAATGATGATTTGGGGGTTCACATGGTGGCTGCCAACAAAGattaccacttttcatttcAGCCAAATGTATGGAAAACAACACTGTTTTTCTGCGGCTTCCAATGGAACAATCAGTTCAAGCGGTTTAATATATTTGATGCTACGAGAGATGAAGGTGTAGGTGAAAAATTTAACTGGAGTATCAAACCCGATGGTCCATGCAAGCTTGGTAAAAAGGTTAAATGTTTCCCATGgaaataa
- the LOC103836568 gene encoding uncharacterized protein LOC103836568 produces MDHIYRQWLKRFSFKNATIALTIVNVLIFLYLLRDLFTSSSSSSSSSHRIISAQLRYIKEAREIRLAMQPLELIKRVKEIQQEASTGHETDVKQNTEAVDLSKRRKAFLPTNEESSLKALEEWRKRKMERARQRDLEKTGGVSSSKTS; encoded by the exons atggatcaTATTTATCGTCAATGGCTAAAGAGGTTTTCATTTAAGAACGCAACAATAGCTCTGACTATCGTCAACGTGCTCATCTTCCTCTACCTCCTTCGCGACCTTTtcacttcatcatcatcatcttcttcttcctctcaccGAATCATTTCAG CTCAGCTTCGGTATATCAAGGAAGCCCGAGAGATTAGGCTTGCCATGCAACCTTTGGAGCTCATCAAAAGA GTCAAAGAAATACAACAGGAGGCATCTACAGGACATGAAACAGATGTAAAGCAGAACACAGAAGCCGTCGATCTGTCTAAACGGCGTAAAGCTTTCCTCCCCACAAACGAGGAATCAAGCTTGAAAG CATTGGAAGAATGGCGAAAGCGGAAAATGGAACGAGCAAGACAACGGGACCTTGAGAAAACCGGTGGTGTTTCATCATCCAAAACATCATAA